In Micromonospora sp. NBC_01813, the following are encoded in one genomic region:
- a CDS encoding TldD/PmbA family protein, protein MTGAASSPAETDLAVRVVELTRRAAGPGAQAEVYVDHRALALTRFANSFIHQNVAEAATTVWLRLHLDGRTAIGSTTLTGADGLTELVDRTLAAVRLCPPDAAWPGLAGPTPLQAAGEWDEATAQAGPDQRAARVRDFVAAAGGLECAGYCRTVHRSTGFANSAGQTAGGRTAEAAMDGIARVDGVDGVARRAASRLADLDGAALGARAALKAQAGRHQTDLAPGRYPVVLEPTAVLDLLQMLARYGFAGKAHQERRSFVSLGARQFDPAISLVDDPAVGGGLPFDAEGTPTGRTVLVRAGTSTALAHDRRTGAEAGMASTGHASPGTVAWGPVAQHVRLVPADADRSPDPVADGAVDPVADGSADPVAAGGGGLLAGLDRGLLITDLWYTRVLDPRSLVVTGLTRNGVWLVEGGEIVAAVRNLRFTQSYPEALAPGAVLGLGDELVRLPDAWDSTSWHAPALHLASWQITGGAAG, encoded by the coding sequence TTGACCGGGGCGGCGTCGTCGCCGGCCGAGACCGATCTGGCGGTACGGGTGGTGGAGCTGACCCGCCGGGCCGCCGGGCCGGGCGCGCAGGCGGAGGTGTACGTCGACCACCGGGCGTTGGCGTTGACCCGGTTCGCCAACTCGTTCATCCACCAGAACGTCGCGGAGGCGGCGACGACGGTGTGGCTGCGGCTGCATCTCGATGGCCGGACGGCGATCGGTTCGACCACCCTGACCGGCGCGGACGGGCTCACCGAGCTCGTCGACCGGACGCTGGCCGCGGTGCGGCTCTGCCCACCGGATGCGGCGTGGCCGGGGCTGGCCGGGCCGACGCCGCTGCAGGCGGCCGGCGAGTGGGACGAGGCGACCGCGCAGGCCGGCCCGGATCAGCGGGCCGCGCGGGTGCGTGACTTCGTCGCCGCCGCCGGTGGTCTGGAGTGCGCCGGCTACTGCCGTACGGTGCACCGGTCGACCGGGTTCGCCAACAGTGCCGGGCAGACCGCCGGTGGCCGCACGGCCGAGGCGGCGATGGACGGCATCGCCCGGGTGGACGGGGTCGACGGGGTGGCCCGGCGGGCGGCGAGTCGGCTGGCCGATCTCGACGGTGCGGCGCTGGGTGCCCGAGCGGCGCTGAAGGCGCAGGCCGGGCGGCATCAAACCGATCTCGCCCCGGGCCGCTACCCGGTGGTGCTCGAACCGACGGCGGTGCTGGACCTGCTGCAGATGCTGGCCCGCTACGGGTTCGCCGGCAAGGCCCACCAGGAGCGGCGGTCGTTCGTCTCGCTCGGCGCCCGCCAGTTCGACCCGGCGATCTCGCTGGTCGACGATCCGGCGGTCGGCGGCGGGTTGCCGTTCGACGCTGAGGGCACCCCGACCGGCCGTACGGTGCTGGTGCGGGCCGGTACGTCGACGGCGCTCGCCCATGATCGGCGTACGGGTGCCGAGGCCGGCATGGCGTCCACCGGGCATGCCTCGCCCGGCACGGTCGCCTGGGGTCCGGTGGCGCAGCACGTGCGGCTGGTGCCGGCCGACGCCGACCGGTCACCGGACCCGGTGGCGGACGGGGCGGTGGACCCGGTGGCGGACGGCTCGGCGGACCCGGTGGCGGCCGGCGGCGGCGGGTTGCTCGCCGGGCTGGACCGGGGTCTGCTGATCACCGACCTGTGGTACACCCGGGTGCTCGACCCACGCAGCCTGGTGGTGACCGGGCTGACCCGTAACGGAGTGTGGTTGGTCGAGGGCGGTGAGATCGTCGCGGCGGTGCGCAATCTGCGGTTCACCCAGTCCTATCCGGAGGCGCTGGCACCGGGTGCGGTGCTCGGGCTGGGCGACGAGCTCGTCCGGTTGCCGGACGCCTGGGACAGCACGTCCTGGCACGCGCCGGCGCTGCACCTGGCCAGTTGGCAGATCACCGGCGGTGCAGCGGGCTGA
- a CDS encoding fumarate reductase/succinate dehydrogenase flavoprotein subunit, translating to MTTRIERHHYDVVVIGAGGAGLRAAIEARLAGKRTAIISKSLFGKAHTVMAEGGAAAAMGNVNSRDNWQVHFRDTMRGGKFLNNFRMAELHAKESPQRIWELETYGALFDRTKDGKISQRNFGGHEYPRLAHVGDRTGLELIRTLQQKIVSLQQEDKREYGVHDARIKVFAETTITELMLEEGPDGRRVAGAFGYYRESGEFVLFEAPAVVLATGGVGKSYKVTSNSWEYTGDGHALALRAGATLINMEFLQFHPTGMVWPPSVKGILVTESVRGDGGVLRNTDGKRFMFDYVPDVFRKQYAETEEEADRWYTDPDNNRRPPELLPRDEVARAINSEVKAGRGTESGGVLLDIASRLPAEEIRRRLPSMYHQFKELADVDITKQPMEVGPTCHYVMGGVEVDPDTAAAAGSISGLFAAGEVSGGMHGSNRLGGNSLSDLLVFGKRAGEHAAAYVTGLDRRPKVAAGEVEEAVDQALAPLSRDTGENPYTLQQDLQAVMGDLVGIIRREGELADSLVKLAELRERVTKVSAAGGRRYNPGWHLALDLRNMLVVSECTAKAALERTESRGGHTREDHPTMAPQWRKVNLVCSLDGETVTLTHQPLPKMRPELIELFDRTELSKYLTDEEMVEFDALAQDALAEEADN from the coding sequence ATGACTACCCGAATCGAACGACACCACTACGACGTCGTGGTCATCGGCGCCGGCGGCGCCGGGCTGCGGGCGGCCATCGAGGCCCGACTGGCCGGCAAGCGCACCGCGATCATCTCCAAGTCGCTGTTCGGCAAGGCGCACACGGTGATGGCCGAAGGCGGCGCGGCGGCGGCCATGGGCAACGTCAACAGCCGCGACAACTGGCAGGTCCACTTCCGCGACACCATGCGCGGCGGCAAGTTCCTGAACAACTTCCGGATGGCCGAGCTGCACGCCAAGGAGTCACCGCAGCGGATCTGGGAGCTGGAGACGTACGGCGCGCTGTTCGACCGTACGAAGGACGGCAAGATCTCGCAGCGCAACTTCGGCGGCCACGAGTACCCGCGACTGGCCCACGTCGGTGACCGCACCGGCCTGGAGCTGATCCGCACCCTGCAGCAGAAGATCGTCTCGCTGCAGCAGGAGGACAAGCGGGAGTACGGCGTCCACGACGCCCGGATCAAGGTCTTCGCCGAGACCACCATCACCGAACTGATGCTCGAAGAGGGACCGGACGGTCGCCGGGTAGCCGGCGCGTTCGGCTACTACCGGGAGAGCGGCGAGTTCGTCCTGTTCGAAGCGCCGGCCGTGGTGCTGGCCACCGGCGGGGTCGGCAAGTCGTACAAGGTGACCTCGAACTCCTGGGAGTACACCGGCGACGGGCACGCGCTCGCCCTGCGGGCCGGCGCCACCCTGATCAACATGGAGTTCCTGCAGTTCCACCCGACCGGCATGGTCTGGCCGCCGTCGGTCAAGGGCATCCTGGTCACCGAGTCGGTCCGCGGTGACGGCGGTGTGCTGCGCAACACCGACGGCAAGCGGTTCATGTTCGACTACGTCCCCGACGTGTTCCGCAAGCAGTACGCGGAGACCGAGGAGGAGGCGGACCGCTGGTACACCGACCCGGACAACAACCGGCGTCCGCCGGAGCTGCTGCCCCGCGACGAGGTCGCCCGCGCGATCAACAGCGAGGTCAAAGCCGGTCGCGGTACGGAATCCGGCGGCGTGCTGCTGGACATCGCCAGCCGGTTGCCGGCCGAGGAGATCCGTCGCCGGCTGCCGTCGATGTACCACCAGTTCAAGGAGCTGGCCGACGTCGACATCACCAAGCAGCCGATGGAGGTCGGGCCGACCTGCCACTACGTGATGGGTGGCGTCGAGGTCGACCCGGACACGGCCGCTGCGGCCGGCAGCATCAGCGGCCTGTTCGCCGCCGGTGAGGTCTCCGGCGGCATGCACGGCTCCAACCGGCTCGGCGGCAACTCCCTGTCCGACCTGCTGGTCTTCGGCAAGCGGGCCGGCGAGCACGCGGCCGCGTACGTGACCGGGCTGGACCGGCGGCCGAAGGTGGCCGCTGGCGAGGTCGAGGAGGCGGTGGATCAGGCTCTGGCCCCGCTGTCGCGCGACACCGGCGAGAACCCGTACACCCTGCAGCAGGACCTGCAGGCGGTGATGGGCGACCTGGTCGGCATCATCCGCCGCGAAGGCGAACTGGCCGACTCCCTGGTCAAGCTGGCCGAGCTGCGCGAGCGGGTGACCAAGGTCAGCGCGGCCGGTGGCCGGCGCTACAACCCCGGCTGGCACCTGGCGTTGGACCTGCGCAACATGCTGGTGGTGTCGGAGTGCACCGCCAAGGCAGCGCTGGAGCGGACGGAATCCCGGGGCGGCCACACCCGCGAGGACCACCCGACCATGGCGCCGCAGTGGCGCAAGGTCAACCTGGTCTGCTCGCTGGACGGCGAGACGGTCACGTTGACGCATCAGCCGCTGCCGAAGATGCGACCGGAGCTGATCGAGCTCTTCGACCGGACGGAGCTGTCCAAGTATCTGACCGACGAGGAGATGGTGGAGTTCGACGCGCTGGCGCAGGACGCGCTCGCTGAGGAGGCGGACAACTGA
- a CDS encoding S9 family peptidase: MEIAHPAVRTSGFARGAPRAVTVGVDGARVVFLRSTGPHDPADSLWVFDTGTGEERRIADPTVLLAGPAALAATAPAAIRAGSITHYATDPAARIAVFTLAGRLFRADLANGDVVEVPTVGTIVDARPDPTGSRIAYVCDNDADRTDDATGTTAGGDPGKLRVIHDDGTDVLLAGEDSGITWALPDPAATDFGRDRGYWWSPDGQTILTARVDHSRLPRWQYADPTYPQRSAPDEPYPVCGGPVAEVTLHLLDLNGGWVDVHWDRETYPYLVSVDWSDGGPLITVLRRMQQHGLVLSIDPRTGETQVHAELADPRWVEPIPGTPSYLSDGRVLVGGELAHDGYDARCLFADGTLLTPAALYVRRVVGRLPGRQTSPDLLIEASDGEPSEQHLFRVRTAAGSGGLDAARITTSPGWHVATVGGDVLVVGSATLDQHGTRWTISRGDDELGVLRSLSAVPSATPRPALQRVTDRRLPAGVLYPQTHVDGRRLPVLLDVHGGPGRQQVRAERAGWLARQWWADAGFAVVTVDNRGTPGIAPSFEKVVHRRLADVLLADQVDALTALAEKHPDLDLDQVVARGTGFGGWLAALAVLRRPDVFRAAVARGPITDWGLLRAAYAERYLGAPEEGGEIYPHHSLVELAGEPVTGSDEVRPLLLVHRLTDDVVPVAHTLRLSAALLATGRPHAVLPLAADADQDTVALRQAELAFLRQSLGSTD, translated from the coding sequence GTGGAAATTGCGCATCCTGCCGTCCGTACCAGTGGATTCGCCCGGGGCGCCCCACGGGCGGTGACCGTGGGCGTCGACGGCGCCCGCGTCGTGTTCCTGCGCTCCACCGGCCCACACGATCCGGCCGACAGCCTCTGGGTGTTCGACACCGGCACCGGCGAGGAGCGCCGGATCGCCGACCCGACGGTGCTGCTGGCCGGCCCGGCCGCGCTCGCCGCGACGGCACCTGCGGCGATCCGGGCCGGCTCGATCACCCACTACGCCACCGACCCGGCCGCCCGGATCGCCGTGTTCACCCTGGCCGGCCGGCTCTTCCGGGCCGATCTGGCCAACGGCGACGTGGTCGAGGTGCCGACGGTCGGCACCATCGTCGACGCCCGACCCGACCCGACCGGCAGCCGGATCGCCTACGTCTGCGACAACGACGCGGACCGCACCGACGACGCCACTGGGACCACCGCCGGCGGTGACCCCGGCAAGCTACGGGTCATCCACGACGACGGCACCGACGTCCTGCTCGCCGGAGAGGACAGCGGCATCACCTGGGCACTGCCCGACCCGGCCGCGACCGACTTCGGCCGCGACCGTGGCTACTGGTGGTCCCCGGACGGACAGACCATCCTCACCGCCCGGGTGGACCATTCCCGACTCCCCCGCTGGCAGTACGCGGACCCGACGTACCCGCAGCGTTCGGCGCCCGACGAGCCGTATCCGGTCTGCGGCGGACCGGTCGCCGAGGTGACCCTGCATCTGCTCGACCTCAACGGCGGCTGGGTCGACGTGCACTGGGACCGCGAGACCTACCCGTACCTGGTGTCGGTCGACTGGTCCGACGGCGGACCGCTGATCACCGTGCTGCGCCGGATGCAACAGCACGGCCTGGTGCTCTCCATCGACCCGCGCACCGGCGAGACGCAGGTGCACGCCGAACTCGCCGACCCGCGCTGGGTGGAGCCGATCCCCGGCACCCCCAGCTACCTGTCCGACGGCCGGGTCCTGGTCGGCGGCGAACTCGCCCACGACGGGTACGACGCCCGCTGCCTGTTCGCCGACGGCACCCTGCTCACCCCGGCGGCGCTGTACGTCCGGCGGGTGGTGGGCCGGCTACCCGGCCGGCAGACCAGCCCGGACCTGCTGATCGAGGCGAGCGACGGCGAACCCAGCGAACAGCATCTGTTCCGGGTCCGGACCGCCGCCGGTTCCGGCGGACTGGACGCCGCCCGGATCACCACCAGCCCCGGCTGGCACGTCGCTACGGTCGGCGGCGACGTGCTCGTGGTCGGCTCGGCCACCCTGGACCAGCACGGAACCCGCTGGACGATCTCGCGCGGCGACGACGAACTCGGCGTACTGCGCAGCCTGTCGGCCGTCCCGTCGGCGACGCCCCGGCCGGCGCTGCAACGGGTCACCGACCGACGGCTACCGGCCGGGGTGCTCTACCCGCAGACCCACGTCGACGGCCGGCGACTGCCGGTGCTGCTCGACGTACACGGCGGCCCGGGCCGCCAGCAGGTGCGCGCGGAGCGGGCCGGCTGGCTGGCCCGCCAGTGGTGGGCCGACGCCGGGTTCGCGGTGGTCACCGTCGACAACCGGGGTACGCCCGGAATCGCCCCGAGTTTCGAGAAGGTGGTGCACCGGCGGCTGGCCGACGTGCTGCTCGCCGACCAGGTGGACGCGCTGACCGCGCTCGCCGAGAAACACCCCGACCTGGACCTCGACCAGGTGGTGGCCCGGGGCACCGGCTTCGGCGGCTGGCTCGCCGCGCTGGCCGTGCTGCGCCGGCCGGACGTGTTCCGGGCGGCGGTGGCGCGCGGGCCGATCACCGACTGGGGGCTGCTGCGCGCCGCGTACGCCGAGCGCTATCTGGGCGCCCCGGAGGAAGGTGGGGAGATCTACCCGCACCACAGCCTCGTCGAGTTGGCCGGCGAACCGGTCACCGGCAGCGACGAGGTGCGGCCGCTGCTGCTGGTGCACCGGCTGACCGACGACGTCGTGCCGGTGGCGCACACACTGCGGCTGTCCGCCGCGCTACTGGCCACCGGCCGGCCACACGCGGTGCTGCCGCTGGCCGCCGACGCGGACCAGGACACGGTCGCGCTGCGCCAGGCCGAACTCGCCTTCCTGCGCCAGTCGTTGGGATCGACCGACTGA
- a CDS encoding GNAT family N-acetyltransferase, whose amino-acid sequence MLRPQDVGRRVVVRKIIGVGGDRPLYTDLLGLLAELTETELTVLTRHGPQRVARADVHRSKLVPPTTNPSAVRAARREADEIGRLELTANESWPAAVQHRLGDWLLRATDGWTGRANSALPLGDPGRPLAEAVDAVDAWYTEHGLPPQFNVPLPAAAEVASELAGRGWQAQPLTLVQTAQLADVVTRASERTDPANEQTDPASEQADPASERTDPATRRRGLPPVRLDREPSDEWLALVAASKSPGGPLPPAAHKLLTGAPHVRFAHLHEDGELVAVARATVSADRRWCAVALLAVTPAARGRGLATHVLRTVAGWAHDEMGARHAFLQVEQRNPATALYLRLGFTTHHVYLPWRRTVSGEPPGGAC is encoded by the coding sequence GTGCTCCGGCCACAAGATGTGGGACGCCGCGTGGTAGTCCGCAAAATTATAGGTGTTGGCGGAGATCGTCCGCTCTATACCGACCTACTCGGCCTGCTGGCCGAGCTGACCGAGACCGAACTCACGGTGCTGACCCGGCACGGGCCGCAGCGGGTCGCCCGCGCCGACGTGCACCGCAGCAAGCTGGTCCCGCCGACGACCAACCCGAGCGCGGTACGCGCCGCGCGGCGGGAGGCGGACGAGATCGGCCGGCTGGAGCTCACCGCGAACGAGTCCTGGCCGGCGGCGGTGCAGCACCGGCTCGGTGACTGGCTGCTGCGCGCCACCGACGGGTGGACCGGCCGGGCGAACTCGGCGCTGCCGCTGGGCGATCCGGGCCGGCCGTTGGCCGAGGCGGTGGACGCGGTCGACGCCTGGTACACCGAACACGGCCTGCCGCCGCAGTTCAACGTACCGCTGCCGGCCGCCGCCGAGGTCGCGTCCGAACTCGCCGGCCGGGGGTGGCAGGCCCAGCCACTGACGCTGGTCCAGACCGCGCAGCTGGCCGACGTCGTCACCCGGGCGAGCGAGCGGACCGACCCGGCGAACGAGCAAACCGACCCGGCGAGCGAGCAGGCCGACCCGGCGAGCGAGCGGACCGACCCGGCGACGCGACGACGCGGACTGCCACCGGTACGCCTGGACCGTGAGCCGTCCGACGAGTGGCTCGCCCTCGTGGCGGCCAGCAAGTCGCCCGGCGGCCCGCTGCCGCCCGCCGCGCACAAGCTGCTCACCGGCGCACCGCACGTACGGTTCGCGCACCTGCACGAGGACGGTGAGCTGGTCGCCGTCGCCCGCGCGACGGTCAGCGCCGACCGCAGGTGGTGCGCTGTCGCGCTGCTGGCGGTCACCCCGGCCGCCCGGGGCCGCGGGCTGGCCACCCACGTGCTGCGAACGGTGGCCGGCTGGGCGCACGACGAGATGGGCGCCCGACACGCTTTCCTGCAGGTCGAGCAGCGCAACCCGGCGACCGCGCTCTACCTTCGGCTCGGGTTCACCACCCATCACGTCTACCTGCCGTGGCGACGGACGGTCAGCGGCGAACCACCCGGCGGGGCTTGCTGA
- the fdxA gene encoding ferredoxin, protein MTYIIAEPCVDVLDKACIEECPVDCIYEGNRMLYIHPDECVDCGACEPVCPVEAIFYEDDVPEQWKEYTTANYEFFEELGSPGGASKVGKIEKDNPFVAAQPPRGDAH, encoded by the coding sequence GTGACCTACATCATCGCCGAGCCGTGCGTGGATGTGCTCGACAAGGCATGCATCGAGGAGTGCCCGGTCGACTGCATCTACGAGGGCAACCGGATGCTCTACATCCACCCCGATGAGTGCGTCGACTGCGGTGCCTGCGAGCCGGTCTGCCCGGTCGAGGCGATCTTCTACGAGGATGACGTGCCGGAGCAGTGGAAGGAATACACCACCGCGAACTACGAGTTCTTCGAGGAACTCGGTTCGCCCGGCGGTGCCTCCAAGGTCGGCAAGATCGAGAAGGACAACCCCTTCGTCGCGGCCCAGCCGCCGCGCGGGGACGCGCACTGA
- a CDS encoding (deoxy)nucleoside triphosphate pyrophosphohydrolase, with the protein MVVGAAIVLGGRVLACARAHPPPTAGKWEFPGGKVETDETEVDALIRECREELGVAIAVGDRVGGDQVLGHGRAVLRVYLASLCGPAQPTALEHSALRWLAADELDQVDWLPADQPIVAELRPYLVSAGAAPGRPVSS; encoded by the coding sequence GTGGTGGTCGGGGCGGCAATCGTGCTCGGCGGTCGAGTGCTGGCTTGCGCGCGCGCCCATCCGCCTCCCACAGCCGGCAAATGGGAGTTTCCGGGCGGCAAGGTAGAAACCGACGAGACCGAGGTTGACGCGCTGATCCGGGAGTGTCGCGAGGAACTCGGGGTGGCGATCGCGGTCGGTGACCGGGTCGGCGGCGATCAGGTGCTCGGCCACGGCCGAGCCGTGCTGCGGGTCTACCTGGCCAGCCTGTGCGGGCCGGCGCAGCCGACCGCGCTGGAGCATTCCGCGCTGCGGTGGCTGGCGGCGGACGAGCTCGACCAGGTCGACTGGCTGCCCGCCGACCAGCCCATCGTGGCCGAGCTGCGCCCGTACCTGGTGTCGGCCGGGGCCGCCCCGGGCCGGCCGGTCAGTAGTTGA
- a CDS encoding GH12 family glycosyl hydrolase domain-containing protein: MIPLRRYRLLSIIFAAALALSVTIVWLAPVADAGELCGRADTINIADKRQVVMNNVWGADTLQCLEVDQDGSFEVSHSEHDKRTESAAAYPTIYQGCHWGNCTVGSGLPIKIRDLRSARSSWTIDTTDVDGRWNVTYDLWFHTDANAHRTPDGAELMVWLDRADGTEPAGTLVARNVTLAGALWDVYYADWHWNYVAYVRVRPTNQVDDFELAVFTRDAVGRGYLDRDWYLSGIEAGFEIWQDGAGLSSRSFQVAINY; encoded by the coding sequence ATGATTCCGCTCAGGCGCTACCGCCTGCTCTCGATAATCTTCGCCGCCGCACTCGCCCTCAGCGTCACCATCGTCTGGCTCGCGCCGGTCGCCGACGCGGGCGAACTGTGCGGCCGAGCCGACACGATCAACATCGCCGACAAGCGGCAGGTGGTGATGAACAACGTCTGGGGCGCCGACACCCTGCAGTGCCTGGAAGTCGACCAGGACGGCAGCTTCGAGGTCAGCCACTCGGAACACGACAAACGCACCGAGTCGGCGGCCGCGTACCCGACGATCTACCAGGGCTGCCACTGGGGCAACTGCACCGTCGGCAGCGGGCTGCCGATCAAGATTCGGGACCTACGCTCCGCCCGGTCGAGCTGGACCATCGACACCACCGACGTCGACGGCCGCTGGAACGTCACCTACGACCTGTGGTTCCACACCGACGCCAACGCCCACCGCACCCCGGACGGCGCCGAACTGATGGTGTGGCTGGACCGGGCCGACGGCACCGAACCCGCCGGCACCCTGGTGGCCCGCAACGTGACCCTCGCTGGTGCGCTCTGGGACGTCTACTACGCCGACTGGCACTGGAACTACGTCGCGTACGTCCGGGTCCGCCCGACCAACCAGGTGGACGACTTCGAGTTGGCTGTCTTCACCCGCGACGCGGTGGGCCGGGGCTACCTCGACCGCGACTGGTACCTCAGCGGTATCGAAGCCGGCTTCGAGATCTGGCAGGACGGCGCGGGGCTCTCGTCCAGGTCGTTCCAGGTCGCGATCAACTACTGA
- the mshB gene encoding N-acetyl-1-D-myo-inositol-2-amino-2-deoxy-alpha-D-glucopyranoside deacetylase, whose product MTDTAAKRLLLVHAHPDDETIGTGATMARYAADGVHVTLITCTLGEEGEIHVPALAGLAADAADQLGGVRIGELDAACAALGVTDHRFLGGAGRYRDSGMMGLPTNDHPRAFWQADLDEAAGHLLAVLREIRPQVVITYDDNGFYGHPDHIQAHRVTMRAAELAAAEGIGPDKIYFTAMPKSVLAAGIDAFRGAADNPFAGVEQVDELPFGTPDPQIAARIDGTDQYAAKLAAMRAHATQIPSDSWLYALAGNVGGEFMGVEYFTLAHGERGSGSGPYGWESDLFAGLPAAEVPLP is encoded by the coding sequence GTGACCGACACCGCCGCCAAACGGCTCCTGCTGGTGCACGCCCATCCGGACGACGAGACGATCGGCACCGGTGCCACGATGGCCCGGTACGCCGCCGACGGCGTCCACGTCACGCTGATCACCTGCACGCTCGGTGAGGAAGGCGAGATCCACGTGCCGGCGTTGGCCGGGCTGGCCGCCGACGCCGCCGATCAGCTGGGCGGGGTCCGGATCGGCGAGCTCGACGCCGCCTGCGCGGCGCTGGGGGTGACCGACCACCGTTTCCTCGGCGGAGCCGGGCGCTACCGGGACTCCGGGATGATGGGCCTGCCGACCAACGACCATCCGCGCGCGTTCTGGCAGGCCGATCTCGACGAGGCCGCCGGGCACCTGCTGGCGGTGCTGCGGGAGATCCGCCCGCAGGTGGTGATCACCTACGACGACAACGGGTTCTACGGTCACCCGGACCACATCCAGGCGCACCGGGTGACGATGCGGGCGGCCGAGTTGGCGGCTGCCGAGGGCATCGGACCCGACAAGATCTATTTCACCGCCATGCCGAAGAGCGTGCTGGCCGCCGGGATCGATGCCTTCCGGGGCGCGGCGGACAACCCGTTCGCCGGCGTGGAGCAGGTCGACGAACTGCCGTTCGGCACCCCCGACCCGCAGATCGCGGCCCGGATCGACGGCACCGACCAGTACGCGGCGAAGCTGGCCGCGATGCGCGCGCACGCCACCCAGATCCCATCCGACTCCTGGCTGTACGCGCTCGCCGGCAACGTCGGCGGCGAGTTCATGGGGGTGGAGTACTTCACCCTCGCCCACGGTGAGCGCGGGTCGGGCAGCGGGCCGTACGGCTGGGAGAGCGACCTGTTCGCCGGCCTGCCCGCCGCCGAGGTGCCGTTGCCGTGA
- a CDS encoding TldD/PmbA family protein — protein sequence MTHFEVATAAVQAALDAGARYADARVMHRRYESMTARNGEIEALVQHSDAGLGVRALVGSSWGFYAVPDPSPAAARAAGGRAAKIAAASAQVPGPPIELVPAGAGTASWVSPCLVDPLSVPLPDKGDLLVGATRTMLENGADLAEGLYQIWDTSKWFVSSEGHRIDQRIRECGAGLSATVIGDGETQRRSYPSYRGQYGTSGWELVDSLDLPAHAARIAQEARELLTAPACPAGETTLILGGEQMALQIHESVGHAIELDRILGWEAAFAGTSWLDLAQLGSLRYGSELMNVTIDPTIPGALGSFGFDDEGSPAVKRDAVREGRWVGVLAGRDSAAVAGLHHGGSVRADGWSRLPMVRMTNVGLEPGPHTLAEMIAATDDGVLMDFNRSWSIDDRRLNFQFGCEIGWEIKNGQLGRMLRNPTYTGIGPVFWQSMDMLSSESVAWGTPNCGKGQPGQVGHTGHPAAPARFTNVRVGVRG from the coding sequence ATGACCCACTTCGAGGTGGCAACGGCCGCCGTGCAGGCGGCGCTGGATGCCGGCGCCCGGTACGCCGACGCGCGGGTGATGCACCGCCGCTACGAGTCGATGACCGCCCGCAACGGGGAGATCGAGGCACTGGTCCAGCACAGCGACGCGGGGCTCGGGGTCCGGGCACTGGTCGGGTCCAGCTGGGGCTTCTACGCCGTACCGGATCCGTCGCCGGCCGCCGCCCGCGCGGCCGGCGGCCGGGCCGCGAAGATCGCCGCGGCCAGCGCCCAGGTGCCGGGGCCGCCGATCGAGCTGGTGCCGGCCGGTGCCGGCACGGCCAGCTGGGTCAGCCCGTGCCTGGTCGATCCGTTGTCGGTACCGCTGCCCGACAAGGGCGACCTGCTGGTCGGGGCGACCCGCACGATGCTGGAGAACGGCGCCGATCTCGCCGAAGGGCTCTACCAGATCTGGGACACCAGCAAGTGGTTCGTCTCCAGTGAGGGGCACCGGATCGACCAGCGGATCCGCGAGTGCGGGGCCGGGTTGTCGGCGACCGTCATCGGCGACGGCGAGACCCAGCGGCGTTCCTACCCCAGCTACCGGGGCCAGTACGGCACCAGCGGCTGGGAGCTGGTCGACAGTCTGGACCTGCCGGCGCACGCGGCGCGCATCGCCCAGGAGGCGCGGGAGTTGCTCACCGCGCCGGCCTGCCCGGCCGGGGAGACCACGCTGATCCTCGGCGGCGAGCAGATGGCCCTGCAGATCCACGAGTCGGTGGGCCACGCCATCGAGCTGGACCGGATCCTCGGCTGGGAGGCGGCGTTCGCCGGCACGTCCTGGCTGGACCTGGCTCAGCTGGGCAGCCTGCGGTACGGCTCCGAGCTGATGAACGTCACCATCGACCCGACCATCCCGGGGGCGTTGGGCAGTTTCGGGTTCGACGACGAGGGCAGCCCGGCGGTCAAGCGCGACGCGGTCCGCGAGGGACGGTGGGTCGGGGTGCTGGCCGGGCGGGACTCGGCCGCCGTCGCGGGCCTGCACCACGGCGGCAGCGTACGGGCGGACGGCTGGTCCCGGCTGCCGATGGTGCGAATGACCAACGTCGGCCTGGAGCCGGGCCCGCACACGCTGGCGGAGATGATCGCGGCCACCGACGACGGGGTGCTGATGGACTTCAACCGCTCCTGGTCGATCGACGACCGGCGACTCAACTTCCAGTTCGGCTGCGAGATCGGCTGGGAGATCAAGAACGGGCAGCTGGGGCGGATGCTGCGCAACCCCACGTACACCGGGATCGGGCCGGTGTTCTGGCAGTCGATGGACATGCTCTCGTCGGAGAGCGTCGCCTGGGGCACCCCGAACTGCGGCAAGGGCCAGCCGGGGCAGGTCGGGCACACCGGGCATCCGGCGGCGCCGGCCCGGTTCACCAACGTCCGGGTGGGGGTGCGCGGATGA